The proteins below come from a single Psychrobacter sp. FDAARGOS_221 genomic window:
- a CDS encoding IS3 family transposase (programmed frameshift), whose translation MTKKAKRYSEEFKAEAVKAIENNGGNVSATARRLGLPMQTLANWQRKANQGMLKGTKQYDPELVSALEEMKRLKRELKIAQEEREIPKKGHGVLCETRSVRYAFIDHHKYEFSITSMCKTLDIKPSSYYDWTKRNISAQQIHRNRCELLVKAAHSETKERYGYQRLHAHLSEHGHEISKYMVRSIKEEHDIKCRRHKRFKVTTDSDHNKRVYPNFLKQQFGVNRPNCAWVSDITYIWTDEGWLYLAGVKDLYTKELVGYAIDKRMKADLVCRALNKAIKDKRPSQGLIVHSDRGSQYCSEDYRKMISKYGFKGSMSAKGNCYDNAPIESFWGVLKNELIYHHNYKTRFEAINSIIKYIELDYNQVRIQQSLGMRSPRQVWMDFYRQAA comes from the exons ATGACAAAGAAAGCTAAAAGATACAGTGAAGAATTTAAAGCAGAAGCAGTTAAAGCAATAGAGAATAATGGTGGCAATGTTAGTGCTACAGCTAGGCGGTTAGGGCTGCCAATGCAGACACTGGCTAACTGGCAACGAAAAGCCAATCAAGGCATGCTCAAGGGTACTAAGCAATACGATCCAGAGCTTGTTTCAGCCCTTGAAGAAATGAAGCGTTTAAAGCGTGAACTAAAAATAGCACAAGAAGAACGAGAGATAC CTAAAAAAGGCCACGGCGTACTTTGCGAAACACGGTCAGTAAGGTACGCCTTTATTGACCATCACAAATATGAATTTAGCATTACCAGCATGTGTAAAACCCTTGATATTAAACCATCAAGCTACTATGACTGGACCAAGCGTAATATCAGTGCTCAGCAAATACATCGTAACCGCTGTGAGCTGCTTGTAAAAGCTGCGCATAGTGAGACTAAAGAGCGATATGGTTATCAGCGTCTGCATGCACATTTAAGTGAGCATGGACATGAGATTAGCAAGTACATGGTGCGTAGTATCAAGGAAGAACATGACATCAAATGTAGACGTCATAAACGCTTTAAAGTGACAACGGACTCAGACCATAACAAGCGAGTCTATCCTAATTTTCTTAAACAACAGTTTGGCGTTAACCGTCCTAATTGTGCTTGGGTCAGTGATATAACCTATATTTGGACAGATGAGGGCTGGCTTTATTTAGCAGGCGTCAAAGACTTATATACCAAAGAATTGGTTGGCTACGCTATCGATAAACGCATGAAAGCAGATTTAGTCTGTAGAGCCTTAAATAAAGCAATCAAGGATAAACGACCTAGCCAAGGGCTTATTGTACATTCAGATAGAGGCAGCCAGTATTGCAGCGAAGATTATCGCAAAATGATCAGTAAATACGGTTTTAAAGGATCTATGAGTGCGAAAGGTAACTGTTATGACAATGCGCCAATAGAGAGCTTCTGGGGCGTTTTAAAGAATGAGCTGATATATCATCATAATTACAAAACTCGATTTGAAGCAATCAACAGTATCATAAAATATATCGAGTTAGATTACAATCAAGTCAGGATTCAGCAGAGTTTAGGTATGAGATCGCCAAGACAAGTTTGGATGGATTTCTATCGTCAAGCTGCCTGA
- a CDS encoding ABC transporter permease subunit produces MKLNNSPLIKALWLFIGVLFIAFMFIPLGKMLMLSLNVGDGIGLSNFTDIINSKNFRQVMFNSFFVAIVSAMSATFLAFILAYTVHWTNLPKGFKQTIKLASLFPMLLPTVTYGFAIIYTFGKQGLLTKMIGFQLFEEIYGFYGMWLGYTIYTLPVAFLLLNNTFQYLDKKFVIVSELMGDSRWRQIDMTVIRPLIGTFAAAIIQCFFLAFTDFGIPASIGGQYNVIATELYTQILGSSPSFERGSVVALFMLIPSILSILLLWYVARFNIRYDSVEHFDLPTSKIKDRLLAVLSSGILFSLLFVFAVIFIIPWVKTWPYQMEFSTDTFTKVIESSNLMRVYKNSLIVATLTAIFGTIITYAAALIYERSSLFKVGKFSIESSALVTNTVPGMVIGIAYLMVFSGSSISNTIFIIVISNIIHYFSTPYLMSKNALSKMNLGWETTASLLGDSWLQSLRRIVVPNSIFTLIEVASYFFISAMVTISAVIFISGARTMVLTTKIVELQHFARFDEIFILSLMVLLTNITALIFFAVVRTLYKRSLYGTAKIKTEDALTAPVV; encoded by the coding sequence ATGAAACTTAATAACTCTCCGCTGATTAAAGCCTTGTGGCTGTTTATTGGTGTGCTGTTTATCGCCTTTATGTTTATACCGCTTGGCAAAATGTTGATGCTGTCATTGAATGTCGGTGATGGTATTGGCCTTAGTAACTTCACCGATATTATCAACAGTAAAAACTTTAGACAGGTCATGTTTAATAGTTTTTTTGTTGCCATCGTTAGTGCGATGAGTGCCACATTTTTGGCATTTATCCTCGCTTATACTGTGCATTGGACCAATCTGCCAAAGGGCTTTAAGCAAACCATTAAGCTGGCATCCTTGTTTCCAATGCTATTACCGACAGTCACTTACGGTTTTGCCATTATCTATACCTTTGGTAAACAAGGACTGTTGACTAAGATGATTGGCTTTCAGTTGTTTGAGGAGATTTACGGTTTTTATGGAATGTGGCTTGGCTACACCATTTATACCTTGCCAGTGGCTTTCTTATTACTCAACAACACTTTCCAGTATTTAGACAAGAAGTTTGTGATTGTGTCTGAGTTGATGGGTGACTCACGCTGGCGTCAAATCGATATGACAGTCATTCGTCCTTTAATCGGTACCTTTGCCGCCGCCATTATCCAGTGCTTTTTTTTAGCCTTTACCGACTTTGGTATTCCGGCCTCTATTGGCGGTCAATATAACGTGATTGCAACCGAGCTATACACTCAGATATTGGGATCATCGCCGTCATTTGAACGTGGTTCAGTGGTTGCCTTATTTATGCTGATTCCGTCTATTTTGAGTATTCTACTGCTGTGGTATGTGGCGCGTTTTAATATTCGTTATGACTCGGTCGAGCACTTTGATTTACCGACCTCAAAAATCAAAGACAGGCTACTTGCTGTCCTATCTAGCGGTATTTTGTTCTCCTTGCTGTTTGTATTCGCGGTCATCTTTATTATTCCGTGGGTCAAAACCTGGCCCTATCAAATGGAATTTAGCACGGATACCTTTACCAAGGTCATCGAGTCATCAAACCTAATGCGAGTGTACAAAAACTCATTAATCGTAGCGACGCTAACCGCCATATTTGGCACCATCATCACCTACGCAGCTGCCCTAATTTATGAGCGCTCAAGCTTGTTTAAAGTAGGTAAATTTAGTATCGAGAGCTCAGCGTTGGTGACAAATACCGTACCGGGCATGGTGATTGGTATCGCTTATTTGATGGTGTTCTCAGGCTCATCTATCTCAAATACCATCTTTATCATCGTGATTAGTAACATCATTCACTACTTCTCAACGCCGTATCTGATGAGTAAAAACGCCTTATCAAAAATGAATTTAGGCTGGGAGACGACCGCATCGTTACTGGGCGACTCATGGCTGCAGTCATTGCGCCGTATCGTTGTACCCAACTCAATTTTCACCTTGATCGAAGTGGCGTCTTACTTCTTTATCAGTGCCATGGTGACGATCAGTGCAGTGATATTTATCTCCGGTGCTCGCACGATGGTGCTAACAACCAAGATTGTCGAGTTGCAGCATTTCGCTCGCTTTGATGAGATTTTCATTCTCTCGCTGATGGTTTTACTGACCAATATTACAGCGCTGATATTCTTTGCTGTGGTGCGCACTCTGTATAAAAGAAGCCTGTACGGAACCGCAAAAATTAAAACCGAAGACGCTTTGACAGCGCCAGTTGTGTAG
- a CDS encoding ABC transporter substrate-binding protein produces MNIFKNKTLNTLMAGLTCGLLVTGCGSQSSESASGADGDYEEVVIYSNADEEAVEVIQDVLDDAGFEGQYVFQSFGTGELGGRLLAEGQNIEADMVTMSSFYIESAQAKHPMFKDLTFDANPLVETPKYYAPILSFTGAILMNTKEMEANNLPVPTSAKDLAKPIYKDHIAMVDPNGSSTGWLFVQDVAAEYGTDAEGQKIMNAIRENAGPNLELSGSGPLKKVMAGEVPIGFGLRHQAVAHKAEGLPIDYVDPSEGNYTLTESVAVIDKGDKTNPNAMKMAELIVTKARPGLLEIYPNVVYDGETVAPENQIKNVKTYPEALTAELLDKHRAFFHGE; encoded by the coding sequence ATGAATATCTTTAAAAATAAAACCTTAAACACCTTAATGGCAGGTCTAACTTGCGGACTGTTGGTAACGGGCTGTGGCTCGCAATCGTCTGAAAGCGCTTCAGGCGCAGACGGCGACTACGAGGAAGTGGTTATCTATAGTAATGCCGATGAAGAAGCGGTTGAGGTGATTCAAGATGTGCTTGATGACGCAGGCTTTGAAGGTCAGTATGTGTTTCAGTCATTTGGCACCGGTGAGCTTGGCGGTCGTCTGCTTGCTGAAGGTCAAAATATTGAAGCCGATATGGTCACTATGAGCTCGTTCTATATTGAGAGTGCCCAAGCCAAGCATCCGATGTTTAAAGACTTAACCTTTGATGCAAATCCTTTGGTTGAAACGCCTAAATACTATGCACCTATCCTAAGCTTTACCGGTGCTATCTTGATGAACACCAAAGAGATGGAAGCCAATAACCTGCCAGTACCGACCAGTGCCAAAGATTTAGCCAAGCCTATTTATAAAGACCACATTGCTATGGTAGATCCAAATGGCTCATCAACCGGCTGGTTGTTTGTGCAAGATGTCGCTGCTGAATACGGTACCGACGCAGAAGGTCAAAAAATCATGAACGCCATTCGTGAAAACGCAGGTCCTAACCTAGAGTTATCAGGCTCTGGTCCACTGAAGAAGGTAATGGCAGGTGAAGTACCAATTGGTTTTGGTTTGCGTCACCAAGCCGTTGCTCATAAAGCAGAAGGTTTACCGATTGATTATGTTGATCCAAGTGAGGGTAACTACACATTGACAGAGTCGGTTGCGGTCATTGATAAGGGCGATAAAACCAATCCAAATGCTATGAAAATGGCAGAGCTGATTGTGACCAAAGCACGTCCTGGTCTGTTAGAGATTTATCCAAATGTGGTTTATGATGGTGAAACAGTCGCTCCTGAAAACCAAATCAAAAACGTTAAAACGTATCCAGAGGCGTTAACTGCTGAGCTATTAGACAAGCATCGTGCATTTTTCCATGGTGAATAG
- a CDS encoding OmpA family protein, whose translation MKNLKYITLSVMALGLSSCVGSPSHISNGENAKAVGHVNWQISNPINPEELINKPIPEDSVSIFFLRPQDNDPEQTSANIAINDRFQVSLHPGHYTQVYSCSGINRLSAEITGLKTNDLLANSIDFNLAPNSNYFFYVDVDNEGNSTIQEVTNEKALEYLQDKSYQSHQITRVVPNCPVAEPKPIPPVVEPAPVLEKEVSIELEVLFDNDKAIVKPQYYNEVQELAEFMQKYSNTTAVIEGHTDSNASDEYNQKLSERRANAIKYILISKFNISPDRLEAVGYGEQRPRATNKTAEGRQLNRRTIAVIRERVRVDQDGNQIIN comes from the coding sequence ATGAAAAACCTTAAATATATCACCTTATCTGTAATGGCATTAGGACTATCATCATGTGTTGGTAGTCCATCACATATATCGAATGGCGAGAATGCCAAGGCAGTTGGTCACGTCAACTGGCAAATAAGTAATCCAATAAATCCTGAAGAGTTAATTAATAAACCAATACCTGAAGACAGTGTGAGTATCTTTTTTCTAAGACCACAAGACAATGATCCTGAACAAACCAGCGCTAATATCGCCATAAATGATCGATTTCAAGTGAGTTTACACCCAGGGCACTATACTCAGGTTTATTCATGCTCAGGCATTAATAGATTAAGTGCAGAGATTACAGGACTTAAAACAAACGATTTATTAGCAAATAGCATTGATTTCAATCTTGCACCAAATAGTAACTATTTTTTCTATGTTGATGTTGATAATGAAGGCAATTCAACCATTCAAGAGGTTACAAATGAGAAAGCTTTAGAGTATTTGCAAGACAAGAGTTACCAATCGCACCAAATCACACGCGTGGTACCAAACTGTCCAGTAGCTGAACCTAAGCCTATACCTCCTGTAGTTGAGCCGGCGCCTGTATTAGAAAAAGAAGTGAGCATAGAACTTGAAGTACTGTTTGACAACGATAAAGCAATTGTCAAGCCTCAGTATTACAATGAAGTCCAAGAGCTGGCTGAATTCATGCAAAAATACAGTAACACCACAGCAGTTATTGAAGGACATACTGATAGTAATGCAAGCGATGAATATAACCAGAAGCTTTCAGAGAGACGCGCGAACGCAATTAAATACATTCTAATCAGTAAATTCAACATCTCACCAGATCGTCTAGAGGCTGTAGGTTATGGTGAACAACGTCCAAGAGCAACAAACAAAACAGCAGAAGGTCGTCAACTGAATCGCCGAACTATTGCCGTTATTAGAGAGCGAGTTCGTGTTGATCAAGATGGCAACCAGATTATTAATTAA
- a CDS encoding TIGR03364 family FAD-dependent oxidoreductase — MNKKLSDKKYDVVVVGGGIVGLASAYAAVKKGLSVAVVERHSQNKDASVRNFGFVTVSGQRRGEHWQRAMHSRNVWAEVAPKAGIQVEHSGLHMLMQRPEAMDVAEAFLKTEMGEDCKLLTQSEIDDVAPYLKKGQGVFYSPHELRVESHSAIGKLAHWLKEAQGVDFYNQTSVTSIELPNVYTSRGVLSAEHCVVCPGTDYSSLYPDLLATTKARMCTLNMMRVKPKQAFTLNAAVMSDLSFARYDGFAQLPEADALKNLLDDIQSEERQAGVHLIVVQSEDGSLIIGDSHDYSDRELPFRDTRIDDLILNEFYQVMDIGDVDITQHWLGVYPSADDVVFKASPEAGVVVGSVTGGTGASTGFAFGEELIEMVLESK; from the coding sequence ATGAATAAAAAACTTTCAGACAAAAAGTATGATGTGGTCGTTGTTGGCGGCGGTATTGTAGGGCTGGCGAGTGCTTATGCGGCAGTCAAGAAAGGATTAAGTGTTGCTGTGGTTGAGCGTCATTCACAAAACAAAGATGCCTCTGTGCGTAACTTTGGATTTGTGACGGTCAGTGGTCAACGCCGCGGTGAGCATTGGCAGCGCGCCATGCATTCACGCAATGTCTGGGCAGAGGTCGCGCCAAAAGCAGGTATTCAAGTTGAGCATTCAGGACTGCATATGTTGATGCAGCGACCAGAAGCTATGGATGTGGCTGAAGCGTTTTTAAAAACAGAGATGGGCGAGGATTGTAAATTACTCACTCAGTCAGAGATTGATGACGTTGCCCCATATCTTAAAAAAGGGCAGGGCGTGTTTTATAGTCCGCATGAGCTAAGAGTAGAGTCACACTCTGCTATTGGTAAGCTGGCGCATTGGTTAAAAGAGGCGCAAGGTGTGGACTTTTATAATCAAACCAGCGTAACGTCGATTGAGCTGCCGAATGTATATACCAGCCGAGGAGTCTTGAGTGCTGAGCACTGCGTGGTATGCCCGGGTACTGATTATAGTAGTTTATATCCTGATTTATTGGCCACGACCAAGGCTAGAATGTGTACGCTAAATATGATGCGCGTTAAGCCAAAGCAGGCCTTTACGTTAAATGCAGCAGTGATGTCAGACTTAAGCTTTGCTCGTTACGATGGGTTTGCTCAGCTTCCTGAAGCCGATGCTTTAAAGAACCTATTGGATGATATCCAAAGTGAAGAGCGTCAGGCAGGCGTGCATTTAATCGTGGTTCAGTCAGAAGATGGCTCTTTGATTATTGGTGACAGCCATGACTATAGTGATAGGGAGCTGCCGTTTAGAGACACGCGCATTGATGACTTAATCCTTAATGAGTTTTATCAAGTGATGGACATTGGTGACGTTGATATTACTCAGCACTGGCTAGGTGTTTATCCAAGTGCTGATGATGTGGTATTTAAAGCCTCACCAGAAGCAGGCGTCGTTGTTGGGTCAGTCACAGGCGGTACGGGCGCATCGACAGGATTTGCCTTTGGTGAAGAGTTAATCGAAATGGTATTGGAGTCAAAATAA
- a CDS encoding ABC transporter ATP-binding protein, whose amino-acid sequence MLELKNVTKKYDGKVIFEDLSIKVNKGEIVSILGPSGCGKTTLLHIILGLTNINDGRLAYNGEDITRVPMKHRGFNIVFQDYALFPNLNVKQNIEYGLRNRPNVSTQAEVDELVDLLDIKAHLNKRISQLSGGQKQRVALARTLVMKPKILLLDEPLSALDGVIKETIKARIREIAERYELTTLIVTHDPEEAMTLSDRILLLSDGKVAQYAKPAEIIRNPANDFVKNFILNQLNIKRRNILSLFETDDAPVDPLEKYTQIQPVRDMPVSESNAQAGTVTDEIKSVIQRAASNLEKDTTQS is encoded by the coding sequence ATGTTAGAGCTCAAAAATGTGACTAAAAAGTATGATGGCAAAGTTATCTTCGAAGACTTGTCAATCAAGGTCAATAAAGGAGAGATCGTCTCCATTTTAGGTCCATCAGGCTGTGGTAAAACCACGCTACTGCATATCATTTTAGGCTTAACCAATATCAACGATGGCCGTCTTGCCTATAACGGTGAGGACATCACTCGGGTGCCGATGAAGCACAGGGGCTTCAATATTGTATTCCAAGACTATGCGCTGTTCCCAAATTTAAACGTTAAACAAAATATCGAGTATGGGCTACGCAATAGACCAAACGTCAGTACTCAAGCTGAAGTCGATGAGCTGGTCGATTTACTTGATATCAAAGCACATTTGAATAAGCGTATCAGCCAGTTATCAGGCGGTCAAAAACAGCGTGTGGCGCTGGCTCGTACCTTGGTGATGAAACCTAAAATCTTGCTATTGGATGAGCCATTATCGGCTTTAGATGGTGTCATTAAAGAGACCATTAAGGCGCGTATTCGTGAAATTGCTGAGCGCTATGAGCTAACGACTTTGATTGTGACCCACGACCCTGAAGAGGCGATGACACTATCAGACCGTATTTTATTGCTGTCAGATGGCAAAGTGGCTCAGTACGCCAAACCTGCAGAAATCATCCGCAATCCTGCCAACGACTTTGTCAAAAACTTTATCTTAAATCAGCTGAATATCAAACGCCGTAACATTCTAAGTTTGTTTGAAACGGATGATGCGCCAGTTGATCCATTAGAAAAATACACGCAAATCCAACCTGTGCGCGACATGCCTGTAAGCGAAAGTAATGCACAGGCGGGCACGGTGACTGATGAAATCAAATCAGTGATTCAGCGCGCTGCTTCTAATCTTGAAAAAGATACCACTCAAAGCTAA
- a CDS encoding HAD family hydrolase, which produces MNTQSHNQQNSSTQEFLDRIKAQFDNIKLCVFDMAGTTVNEDNLVYKTVRDAINQALEDAGESDKKVNLELCLEHGAGKEKRNAINDILNTLDLSDADIESLTNTAFKTFKSSLATAYSEDTLAEFEGMTTLFEALKHSGRHVVLNTGYDAKTANKILTILGWSEGNQIDALVTADDVDNGRPAPDMITLAMDKFGVADSQHVLKAGDSGIDIEEGKNANCGLVIGVLSGAQNQKQLDKYKPDAVLENLTDLSALI; this is translated from the coding sequence ATGAATACGCAAAGTCATAATCAACAAAACAGCAGTACACAAGAGTTTTTAGACCGTATCAAAGCGCAATTTGACAACATTAAGCTGTGTGTATTCGATATGGCAGGCACGACAGTTAATGAAGACAATTTAGTGTACAAAACCGTACGTGACGCCATTAACCAAGCCCTTGAAGACGCTGGTGAATCAGATAAGAAAGTCAATCTTGAGCTGTGTTTAGAGCACGGTGCGGGTAAAGAAAAGCGCAATGCCATTAACGATATTTTAAACACCCTAGACTTATCGGACGCAGATATTGAATCTTTAACCAATACAGCATTTAAGACGTTTAAAAGCAGCTTAGCGACTGCTTATAGTGAAGATACCTTAGCTGAATTTGAGGGCATGACGACTTTGTTTGAAGCGCTTAAACACAGCGGCCGTCATGTGGTATTAAATACTGGTTATGATGCCAAAACAGCCAATAAAATATTAACTATTTTAGGTTGGTCAGAGGGCAATCAAATAGATGCGCTAGTAACGGCCGATGATGTCGATAATGGCAGACCAGCGCCGGATATGATTACACTGGCGATGGATAAATTCGGTGTCGCAGACTCACAGCACGTGCTAAAAGCAGGGGACAGTGGTATCGATATTGAAGAGGGTAAAAACGCTAACTGTGGTTTGGTCATAGGTGTTTTATCTGGTGCACAAAATCAAAAGCAGCTTGATAAATATAAGCCGGATGCTGTGCTAGAGAATTTGACGGATTTGAGTGCGCTGATATGA